Proteins encoded by one window of Lathyrus oleraceus cultivar Zhongwan6 chromosome 1, CAAS_Psat_ZW6_1.0, whole genome shotgun sequence:
- the LOC127123183 gene encoding ultraviolet-B receptor UVR8 encodes MDSNSHIIAWGSGEDGQLGIGTNEDKEWVCAVKALPSQRLRSVVAGSRNSLAISHDGKLFTWGWNQRGTLGHPAETKTENIPSQVKALSHVHIVQAAIGGWHCLAVDDHGRAYAWGGNEYGQCGEEPERKDDNGRPLRRDIVIPQPCAPKLVVRQVAAGGTHSVVLTREGHVWTWGQPWPPGDIKQISVPVRVQGLENIKLIAVGAFHNLALQEDGTLWAWGNNEYGQLGTGDTQPRSQPIPVQGLAGLTLVDIAAGGWHSTALTDEGEVYGWGRGEHGRLGFGDSDKSSKMLPQKVQLLAGQDIVQVSCGGTHSVALSRDGRIFSFGRGDHGRLGYGRKVTTGQPVEVPIDIPPPQNLSDGEAEGTWIAKIVACGGRHTLAIVEWKEDESKD; translated from the exons ATGGATTCCAATTCTCACATCATTGCCTG GGGCTCAGGTGAAGATGGCCAATTAGGTATCGGCACCAACGAAGACAAGGAATGGGTTTGTGCCGTCAAAGCTCTCCCTTCTCAACGTCTTCGCTCTGTTGTCGCTGGTAGCAGAAACTCACTCGCCATTTCTCATGATGGCAAG TTGTTTACATGGGGTTGGAATCAAAGAGGAACACTTGGACACCCGGCTGAGACCAAAACTGAAAACATTCCTAGCCAAGTCAAAGCGCTCTCGCATGTTCATATTGTTCAG GCGGCTATTGGTGGGTGGCACTGTTTGGCTGTTGATGATCACGGAAGAGCTTATGCTTGGG GTGGAAATGAATATGGACAATGTGGTGAAGAACCTGAGCGCAAGGATGACAATGGAAGACCTTTGAGGAGAGATATAGTGATCCCTCAACCTTGTGCTCCCAAGCTTGTTGTTCGACAG GTTGCTGCTGGAGGAACTCATTCAGTGGTACTTACACGTGAAGGGCATGTTTGGACATGGGGTCAGCCGTGGCCTCCCGGTGATAT TAAACAGATTTCAGTCCCGGTTCGGGTGCAAGGTCTTGAGAATATAAAGCTTATAGCAGTAGGCGCATTTCATAATTTGGCTCTCCAAGAGGATGGAACTTTGTGGGCATGGGGTAATAATGAATATGGACAACTTGGAACTGGAGATACACAACCAAGATCACAACCTATTCCCGTGCAAGGCCTTGCTGGACTTACTTTG GTAGATATTGCAGCTGGTGGATGGCACTCTACTGCATTGACAGATGAAGGAGAG GTATATGGCTGGGGAAGGGGAGAACATGGCAGACTTGGATTTGGTGATAGTGATAAGAGCAGTAAAATGTTACCTCAGAAGGTTCAACTTTTAGCTGGCCAAGATATTGTTCAG GTGTCGTGTGGAGGTACTCATTCAGTTGCATTATCCCGAGACGGACGCATATTTTCT TTTGGTAGAGGTGATCATGGACGTCTTGGATATGGGAGGAAAGTCACTACCGGTCAACCAGTGGAGGTGCCTATAGACATCCCTCCTCCACAGAATCTCAGTGACGGTGAAGCCGAGGGAACTTGGATAGCCAAAATCGTCGCATGTGGCGGCCGCCATACTTTGGCAATAGTAGAATGGAAAGAAGATGAATCTAAAGATTGA